A single genomic interval of Paracoccus contaminans harbors:
- the der gene encoding ribosome biogenesis GTPase Der, producing MSFTLAIVGRPNVGKSTLFNRLVGKRLALVDDQPGVTRDLREGDARLGDLRFVVIDSAGLEMVEDDSLQGRMRRLTERAVDEADICLFVIDARAGVTAADEYFADILRRRARHVVLAANKAEGHAGEAGASEGWSLGLGEPLRISAEHGEGMEDIYRALKPLAEIVEAERPAPVTPETDIALTDEQAESGEGAEDWRPSAARPLQVAVIGRPNAGKSTLINKIIGEDRLLTGPEAGITRDSISVRSDFMGTPVRIFDTAGMRKKARISDKVEKLSVADGLRAVRFAEVVVVLLDVAIPFEQQDLRIADFAETEGRAVVVAANKWDLEEDKPHKLNELREAFERLLPQLKGAPLVTVSARTGKGLDRLHNAILKAHEVWNRRIGTARLNQWLTAMTEAHPPPAPGGRRIRLRYMTQVKTRPPGFVVMATHTDQIPESYRRYLVNGLRVDFDMPGTPIRLTFRDQGEKNPYKDRSNKRPTGALAKHKARQRPKGAQGPESG from the coding sequence ATGAGCTTTACACTCGCCATCGTCGGGCGTCCGAATGTCGGCAAGTCCACCCTGTTCAACCGTCTGGTCGGCAAGCGGCTGGCGCTGGTCGATGACCAGCCCGGCGTGACTCGCGATCTGCGCGAGGGCGACGCCCGGCTGGGCGATCTGCGCTTTGTCGTGATCGATTCGGCGGGCCTCGAGATGGTCGAGGATGACAGCCTGCAGGGCCGGATGCGCCGCCTGACCGAACGCGCGGTGGACGAGGCCGACATCTGCCTGTTCGTCATCGACGCCCGCGCCGGGGTGACGGCCGCAGACGAATATTTCGCCGACATCCTGCGCAGGCGCGCGCGCCATGTCGTCCTGGCCGCGAACAAGGCCGAAGGGCACGCCGGCGAGGCGGGCGCATCCGAAGGCTGGTCGCTGGGCCTGGGCGAGCCGCTGCGCATTTCCGCCGAGCATGGCGAGGGGATGGAGGACATCTACCGCGCCCTCAAACCCCTGGCCGAGATCGTCGAGGCCGAGCGCCCCGCGCCCGTCACGCCGGAAACCGACATTGCCCTGACGGATGAGCAGGCCGAGTCGGGCGAGGGCGCCGAGGACTGGCGCCCGTCCGCCGCCCGGCCGTTGCAGGTCGCCGTCATCGGCCGCCCGAACGCCGGCAAGTCCACGCTGATCAACAAGATCATCGGCGAGGACCGCCTGCTGACCGGACCCGAGGCCGGGATCACCCGCGATTCGATTTCCGTGCGCAGCGATTTCATGGGCACCCCGGTGCGCATCTTCGATACCGCCGGGATGCGGAAAAAGGCGCGCATCAGCGACAAGGTGGAAAAGCTTTCCGTCGCCGACGGCCTGCGCGCGGTGCGTTTCGCCGAGGTGGTGGTGGTCCTGCTGGACGTGGCGATCCCGTTCGAACAGCAGGATCTGCGCATCGCCGATTTCGCCGAAACCGAAGGTCGCGCCGTGGTCGTCGCCGCGAACAAGTGGGATCTTGAGGAAGACAAGCCCCACAAGCTGAACGAGTTGCGCGAGGCGTTCGAGCGGCTGCTGCCGCAGCTCAAGGGCGCGCCGCTGGTCACTGTTTCGGCGCGGACCGGCAAGGGGCTGGACCGGCTGCATAACGCCATCCTCAAGGCCCATGAGGTCTGGAACCGCCGGATCGGCACCGCGCGGCTGAACCAGTGGCTGACCGCGATGACCGAGGCGCATCCGCCCCCCGCGCCCGGCGGGCGGCGGATCCGCCTGCGCTATATGACCCAGGTCAAGACGCGGCCGCCGGGATTCGTGGTCATGGCCACCCATACCGACCAGATCCCGGAAAGCTATCGCCGCTATCTCGTCAACGGGCTGCGCGTGGATTTCGACATGCCGGGCACGCCGATCCGGCTGACCTTCCGCGACCAGGGCGAGAAGAACCCCTACAAGGACCGTTCCAACAAGCGGCCCACCGGCGCGCTGGCCAAGCACAAGGCCCGCCAGCGCCCCAAGGGCGCGCAGGGCCCGGAGAGCGGCTAG
- the pip gene encoding prolyl aminopeptidase, whose protein sequence is MDRTAAQNTASSSLGRLYPPIEPFDRRRLDRGDGHNLYVEQCGNPHGRPVIVLHGGPGGGCSPMMRRFFDPGHWRIVLFDQRGCGWSTPQASVERNTTADLVGDIRAIAAALDLEPAVLFGGSWGATLALAFAQAHPHAVSALVLRGVFLGRQAELDWFYGGGAGRFWPDLWARFIGPIPLAERGDLIAAYHRRLFSGDRAAELRHAQDWMAWENALAGMDTMSSGTAPPDYARAFSRLENHYFTNSCFLKEGQLLRERHRIEHLPAVIVQGRYDMVCPPISAWDLAQGWARADLRIVPASGHALTEPRITTELVRAMQEMAAG, encoded by the coding sequence ATGGACCGCACGGCAGCGCAAAACACCGCGTCATCGTCCCTTGGCCGGCTTTATCCGCCGATCGAGCCATTCGACAGGCGGCGGCTGGACCGGGGTGACGGCCACAACCTTTATGTCGAACAATGCGGCAACCCGCATGGCCGGCCCGTCATCGTCCTGCATGGCGGGCCGGGGGGCGGGTGCAGCCCGATGATGCGGCGCTTCTTCGATCCCGGCCACTGGCGCATCGTGCTGTTCGACCAGCGCGGCTGCGGCTGGTCCACCCCGCAGGCCAGCGTCGAGCGCAACACCACCGCCGATCTGGTCGGCGACATCCGCGCGATCGCGGCCGCGCTGGATCTGGAACCGGCGGTGCTGTTCGGCGGCAGCTGGGGTGCCACGCTGGCGCTGGCCTTTGCCCAGGCCCATCCCCATGCGGTCAGCGCCCTGGTCCTGCGGGGCGTGTTCCTGGGCCGCCAGGCCGAGCTTGACTGGTTCTATGGCGGCGGCGCCGGACGGTTCTGGCCTGACCTCTGGGCGCGCTTCATCGGCCCCATCCCCCTGGCCGAGCGGGGCGATCTGATCGCCGCCTATCACCGGCGGCTGTTTTCGGGCGACCGCGCGGCCGAGCTGCGGCATGCGCAGGACTGGATGGCTTGGGAAAACGCGCTGGCCGGAATGGACACGATGTCGTCGGGAACGGCGCCGCCCGATTACGCCCGAGCGTTCTCGCGGCTTGAAAACCACTATTTCACCAACAGCTGCTTTCTGAAGGAAGGCCAGCTTCTGCGCGAGCGCCACCGGATCGAGCATCTGCCCGCGGTCATCGTGCAGGGCCGCTATGACATGGTCTGCCCGCCGATCAGCGCCTGGGATCTGGCGCAGGGCTGGGCGCGCGCCGATCTGCGGATCGTCCCCGCATCGGGCCACGCCCTGACCGAGCCGCGCATAACCACCGAACTGGTGCGGGCGATGCAGGAAATGGCCGCGGGCTGA
- the ubiG gene encoding bifunctional 2-polyprenyl-6-hydroxyphenol methylase/3-demethylubiquinol 3-O-methyltransferase UbiG has protein sequence MTQPPRSSIDDAEVAKFQAMAAEWWDPAGKFRPLHMLNPVRLDYIAAQIAAEFGRDRRSLRPFEGLRLLDIGCGGGLVAEPMARLGAGVTGADAAEGNIAVARIHAAQSGLDIDYRATTAEALLAGGERFDVVLALEIVEHVADPADFIATCARLLRPGGLLVASTLNRTPQSFAAAILGAEWVMRWLPRGTHDWRRFIRPDELAAMLQAAGLGVVDSAGMVFNPLAWGWSLSARDLSVNYLMTAVRGPGMGAAG, from the coding sequence ATGACCCAGCCGCCGCGCAGCAGCATCGACGATGCCGAGGTTGCAAAGTTCCAGGCGATGGCCGCCGAGTGGTGGGACCCCGCGGGCAAGTTCAGGCCGCTGCACATGCTCAACCCGGTGCGGCTGGACTATATCGCCGCCCAGATCGCGGCCGAGTTCGGGCGCGACCGCAGGAGCCTGCGGCCCTTCGAGGGGCTGCGGCTGCTGGACATCGGCTGCGGCGGCGGGCTGGTGGCCGAGCCGATGGCGCGCCTTGGCGCCGGCGTGACGGGCGCCGACGCGGCCGAGGGCAACATCGCCGTCGCCCGCATCCATGCCGCGCAATCGGGGCTGGACATCGACTATCGCGCCACCACCGCCGAGGCGCTGCTGGCGGGCGGCGAGCGGTTCGATGTCGTCCTGGCGCTGGAGATCGTCGAACATGTCGCCGATCCGGCGGATTTCATCGCCACCTGCGCGCGCCTGTTGCGGCCGGGCGGGCTGCTGGTCGCCTCGACCCTGAACCGCACGCCGCAGAGCTTTGCCGCCGCCATCCTGGGGGCGGAATGGGTGATGCGCTGGCTGCCGCGCGGCACCCATGACTGGCGGCGCTTTATCCGCCCGGACGAGCTGGCCGCGATGTTGCAGGCTGCGGGCCTTGGCGTCGTGGACAGCGCGGGCATGGTGTTCAACCCCCTCGCCTGGGGGTGGTCGCTGTCGGCGCGCGATCTGTCGGTCAACTATCTGATGACGGCTGTGCGCGGGCCGGGCATGGGCGCGGCCGGCTAG
- a CDS encoding MarR family winged helix-turn-helix transcriptional regulator yields the protein MTDETTRALAASLFAELIVGEQLTSRLVTRSLPGGMQLSHFSVLNLLAHLNEERTPAQLAEAFHVRRSAMTNTLSRLEWAGQVHIRPDWDDARRKWVAISPAGRAARDAALAAFLPRLTAIVRDLGTSEVRRVLPVLRRLREHLEDAS from the coding sequence ATGACCGACGAGACGACCCGCGCCCTGGCGGCCAGCCTCTTTGCCGAGCTGATCGTCGGCGAGCAGCTGACCAGCCGGCTGGTCACGCGCAGCCTGCCGGGCGGGATGCAGCTGTCGCATTTCTCGGTGCTGAACCTGCTGGCCCATCTGAACGAGGAGCGCACCCCCGCCCAGCTTGCCGAGGCGTTCCACGTCCGGCGCAGCGCGATGACCAACACCCTGTCGCGGCTGGAATGGGCCGGGCAGGTCCATATCCGCCCTGACTGGGACGATGCGCGGCGCAAATGGGTGGCGATCAGCCCCGCCGGTCGCGCGGCGCGCGATGCGGCGCTGGCGGCCTTCCTGCCGCGCCTCACCGCGATCGTGCGCGATCTGGGCACAAGCGAGGTGCGCCGCGTCCTGCCCGTCCTGCGGCGCCTGCGCGAACATCTCGAGGATGCCAGCTAG
- a CDS encoding carbon-nitrogen hydrolase family protein, translating to MRAALVQLSVGDDPAANLAVTRSLVREAAAAGARLVLTPEATNLLTPDRARQAALLRPEAEDETLAALRGEAARLGIWLSIGSLSLRADEPAEARFVNRSLLVAPDGRIAARYDKIHMLDVTISASESYRESAAFRPGNRAVLAPGPVPIGMTICYDLRFPHLYRRLAKAGARILTVPAAFNDTTGAAHWQVLLRARAIETGSFVLAAAQCGTHPAPHSPGCPPRRSHGHSLAVAPWGEVLADGGTGPGVTLVDLDLAAVDDARRRIPAWRHDPVIWGP from the coding sequence CTGCGCGCCGCGCTGGTGCAGCTGAGCGTGGGGGACGACCCCGCGGCGAACCTGGCCGTGACGCGCAGCCTGGTGCGCGAGGCCGCGGCAGCGGGCGCGCGGCTGGTGCTGACCCCCGAGGCGACGAACCTGCTGACCCCTGATCGCGCGCGTCAGGCCGCGCTGCTGCGCCCCGAGGCCGAGGACGAGACGCTTGCCGCCCTGCGGGGCGAGGCGGCGCGGCTGGGCATATGGCTGTCCATCGGCTCGTTGTCCCTGCGCGCGGACGAGCCGGCCGAGGCGCGATTCGTGAACCGCAGCCTGCTGGTCGCGCCCGACGGGCGCATCGCCGCGCGCTATGACAAGATCCACATGCTCGATGTCACCATCTCGGCCAGCGAATCCTATCGGGAAAGCGCCGCCTTCCGCCCCGGCAACCGCGCCGTCCTTGCCCCCGGCCCCGTGCCGATCGGCATGACGATCTGCTATGACCTGCGCTTTCCCCATCTCTACCGCAGGCTCGCCAAGGCAGGCGCGCGCATCCTGACCGTGCCCGCCGCCTTCAACGACACCACAGGGGCGGCGCATTGGCAGGTGCTGCTGCGCGCCCGCGCGATCGAGACGGGGAGCTTTGTCCTTGCCGCCGCCCAGTGCGGCACCCATCCCGCCCCCCATTCGCCCGGCTGCCCGCCCCGCCGCAGCCATGGCCATTCGCTGGCCGTCGCCCCCTGGGGCGAGGTGCTGGCGGATGGCGGGACAGGGCCGGGGGTCACGCTGGTCGATCTTGACCTTGCCGCCGTCGATGACGCGCGCCGGCGCATCCCCGCCTGGCGGCACGATCCGGTGATCTGGGGACCATGA
- the grxC gene encoding glutaredoxin 3 produces MTARVEVYATQSCPYCQRARALLSRKGVDYELIDVGQHPEKRAEMTQRASGRRTVPQIFIDGVGIGGSDDIHALDQQGRLDAMLGL; encoded by the coding sequence ATGACCGCCCGCGTCGAAGTCTATGCCACCCAGAGCTGCCCCTATTGCCAGCGCGCCCGCGCCCTGCTGTCCCGCAAGGGGGTCGATTACGAACTGATCGACGTGGGCCAGCATCCCGAAAAGCGCGCCGAGATGACCCAGCGCGCAAGCGGGCGCCGCACGGTTCCGCAGATCTTCATCGACGGCGTGGGGATCGGCGGGTCCGACGACATCCATGCGCTGGACCAGCAGGGCAGGCTCGACGCGATGCTGGGCCTGTGA
- a CDS encoding carboxynorspermidine decarboxylase produces MTQPQTPFYLIDRARLQENMDKMARLRQRSGAKTLLALKCFATWGVFDQMAQFMDGTTSSSLYELRLGREKFGGETHAYSVAWAEHEIDEAVGYADKIIFNSLGQLDRFADRCGGIARGLRLNPRFSTSGFDLADPARPFSRLGEWDMARLEAALGRISGVMIHYNCENRDFDLFAGQLDRIEAEFGGFLEKLDWISLGGGIHFTGEGYPLDALADRLRAFADRFGVQVYLEPGEASITGTTTLEVTVLDTLHNGKDVAVVDSSIEAHMLDLLIYRESARLPQDGEHAWQIAGKSCLAGDIFGEGRFAAPLRAGDRISIGDAAGYTMVKKNWFNGVAMPAICIREADGTITTVRRFGYEDYRDSLS; encoded by the coding sequence ATGACCCAACCCCAGACGCCGTTCTACCTGATCGACCGCGCCCGGTTGCAGGAAAACATGGACAAGATGGCGCGGCTGCGGCAGCGGTCCGGGGCAAAGACCCTGCTGGCGCTGAAATGCTTTGCCACCTGGGGCGTGTTCGACCAGATGGCGCAGTTCATGGACGGCACCACCTCGTCATCCCTGTATGAACTGCGGCTGGGGCGCGAAAAGTTCGGCGGCGAAACCCATGCCTATTCCGTCGCCTGGGCCGAGCATGAGATCGACGAGGCGGTGGGTTACGCCGACAAGATCATCTTCAACAGCCTCGGCCAGCTGGACCGATTTGCCGATCGCTGCGGCGGGATCGCACGGGGGCTGCGGCTGAACCCGCGCTTTTCGACCAGCGGATTCGACCTTGCCGATCCGGCGCGGCCTTTCTCGCGCCTGGGGGAATGGGACATGGCGCGGCTGGAGGCGGCTTTGGGCCGCATCAGCGGGGTGATGATCCATTACAATTGCGAGAACCGCGACTTTGACCTGTTCGCAGGCCAGCTCGACCGGATCGAGGCCGAATTCGGGGGCTTTCTGGAAAAGCTCGACTGGATATCGCTGGGCGGGGGCATCCATTTCACCGGCGAGGGCTATCCGCTGGATGCGCTGGCCGACCGCCTGCGGGCCTTTGCCGACCGCTTCGGCGTGCAGGTCTATCTGGAGCCGGGCGAGGCCAGCATCACCGGCACCACGACGCTTGAGGTCACGGTGCTGGATACGCTGCACAACGGCAAGGACGTGGCCGTGGTCGACAGCAGCATCGAGGCGCACATGCTGGACCTGCTGATCTATCGTGAAAGCGCCCGGCTGCCGCAGGACGGGGAGCATGCCTGGCAGATCGCGGGCAAGTCCTGCCTGGCCGGCGACATCTTTGGCGAGGGGCGGTTTGCGGCGCCGCTGAGGGCAGGGGACCGGATCAGCATCGGGGACGCGGCCGGCTATACCATGGTCAAGAAGAACTGGTTCAACGGCGTCGCCATGCCGGCCATCTGCATCCGCGAAGCGGACGGGACCATCACGACCGTCCGCCGCTTCGGATACGAAGACTATCGCGATTCCCTGTCCTGA
- a CDS encoding saccharopine dehydrogenase family protein, whose protein sequence is MEKPNVLIIGAGGVAQVTAHKVAQWAAEFGDIHIASRTQARADAIVGTIRDKGHAGLTITTHSLDAMDSAAVADLIRRTGARIVINVGSAFINMSVLEGCIDAGAAYVDTAIHEDPAKVCETPPWYGNYEWKRREAVEKAGITAILGAGFDPGVVNAYARLAEDEYFDEITSIDIVDINAGSHGRYFATNFDPEINFREFTGTVYSWQGGEWRENAMFEVGREWDLPVVGRQTAYLSGHDEVHSLSARYPQADVRFWMGFGAHYINVFTVLKNLGLLSEQPVRTAEGQEVVPLKLVKAVLPDPASLAPDYTGKTCIGDLVKGIRDGQPGEVFVYNVADHGDAYAEVGSQGISYTAGVPPVAAAILIARGPWDVRRMANVEELPARPFLELLGRMGLPSRIIDAQGDRPIEAASGPSAAAADPDRSA, encoded by the coding sequence TTGGAAAAGCCCAATGTCCTGATCATCGGCGCCGGCGGGGTGGCGCAGGTCACGGCCCACAAGGTCGCCCAATGGGCGGCCGAGTTCGGCGACATCCACATCGCCAGCCGCACCCAGGCACGGGCGGACGCCATCGTCGGCACGATCCGGGACAAGGGGCATGCCGGGCTGACCATCACCACCCATTCGCTGGACGCGATGGACAGCGCGGCGGTGGCCGATCTCATCAGGCGCACCGGCGCGCGGATCGTCATCAATGTCGGCAGCGCCTTCATCAACATGAGCGTGCTGGAAGGCTGCATCGACGCGGGCGCCGCCTATGTCGATACCGCCATTCACGAGGATCCGGCCAAGGTCTGCGAAACGCCGCCCTGGTATGGCAATTACGAATGGAAGCGGCGCGAGGCCGTTGAAAAGGCGGGGATCACCGCCATCCTGGGCGCGGGCTTTGATCCGGGCGTCGTGAACGCCTATGCGCGGCTGGCCGAGGACGAATATTTCGACGAGATCACCTCGATCGACATCGTGGACATCAATGCGGGATCGCACGGGCGGTATTTCGCCACAAACTTTGACCCCGAGATCAACTTTCGCGAGTTTACCGGCACCGTCTATTCCTGGCAGGGCGGCGAATGGCGCGAGAATGCGATGTTCGAGGTGGGCCGCGAATGGGACCTGCCGGTGGTCGGCCGGCAGACGGCCTATCTGTCGGGCCATGACGAGGTGCATTCCCTGTCGGCCCGCTATCCGCAGGCGGATGTGCGGTTCTGGATGGGCTTTGGCGCCCATTACATCAATGTTTTCACGGTGCTGAAGAATCTTGGCCTGTTGTCCGAACAGCCCGTGCGCACCGCCGAGGGGCAGGAGGTCGTGCCGCTGAAGCTGGTCAAGGCGGTCCTGCCCGACCCGGCCTCGCTGGCGCCCGATTACACGGGAAAGACCTGCATCGGGGATCTGGTCAAGGGCATCCGCGACGGCCAGCCGGGCGAGGTGTTCGTCTATAACGTGGCCGACCACGGCGACGCCTATGCCGAGGTCGGCAGCCAGGGCATCAGCTATACCGCCGGGGTGCCGCCGGTCGCGGCGGCGATCCTGATCGCCCGCGGCCCCTGGGACGTGCGGCGCATGGCCAATGTCGAGGAACTGCCCGCGCGCCCCTTCCTTGAACTGCTGGGCCGGATGGGGCTGCCCTCGCGCATCATCGACGCGCAGGGCGACCGGCCGATCGAGGCTGCGTCCGGCCCGTCTGCGGCCGCGGCTGACCCGGATCGTTCCGCCTGA
- a CDS encoding AI-2E family transporter, whose product MMDRQPSGRHMFPSVPAEGRPPLSVANWAIIGIFIILAFQMLATARAFLMPVCLGILLFFVFVPFRRWMTRRGVPPGATAGIVVLGIVAGIAILGWFASGPAGQLIQDAPQISRKLKAKYEDFRQNFRGIERAAKGIEELAGSGGGAATVTTVATDPAGQSVATSTAITPPAGTPPSVAGPSGPDITRPEDRLGAPVSLPATVPAPTVEATAAAPGQLKVEVTAPQQGSQVTEMLVSMGPAIVSQLFFTLIFLFFLLASGDLLYLRIVQSFGALKEKRTAYEALREIENSLGNYLGAITIINVGLGVASGLAMWALGMPSPLLWGIAAALLNYVPYIGAAIGYVGAFVVGLVVFDDVWWALMVGGVYFGLTAIEGQFITPYFVSRRLQLNTVVVFLTVALWAWLWSVLGMVVAVPMLVVIRVLADHIPGLEKFGNFLAGEDPPAIAEDEDGDQDKAPQPAS is encoded by the coding sequence ATGATGGATCGTCAGCCCTCTGGCCGGCACATGTTCCCCTCGGTTCCGGCCGAGGGCCGGCCGCCCCTTTCGGTCGCGAACTGGGCGATCATCGGCATCTTCATCATCCTGGCCTTCCAGATGCTGGCGACGGCGCGGGCCTTCCTGATGCCGGTCTGTCTGGGCATCCTGCTGTTCTTCGTCTTTGTCCCGTTCCGGCGCTGGATGACGCGCCGCGGGGTGCCGCCGGGCGCGACCGCCGGGATCGTCGTCCTGGGCATCGTCGCGGGCATCGCGATCCTGGGCTGGTTCGCCTCGGGTCCGGCCGGCCAGCTGATCCAGGACGCGCCCCAGATCAGCCGCAAGCTGAAGGCCAAATACGAAGATTTCCGCCAGAACTTCCGCGGAATCGAGCGCGCCGCCAAGGGGATCGAGGAACTGGCGGGTTCTGGCGGGGGCGCGGCGACGGTGACGACCGTGGCGACCGACCCTGCGGGGCAATCGGTTGCGACCAGCACCGCCATCACGCCGCCGGCCGGAACGCCCCCCTCGGTCGCCGGCCCCTCCGGCCCGGACATCACCCGGCCCGAGGATCGGCTGGGGGCGCCCGTCTCGCTGCCCGCGACCGTCCCCGCGCCGACAGTCGAGGCCACCGCCGCGGCGCCCGGCCAGCTCAAGGTCGAGGTGACCGCCCCGCAGCAGGGAAGCCAGGTCACCGAAATGCTGGTCAGCATGGGTCCGGCCATCGTGAGCCAGCTGTTCTTCACCCTGATCTTCCTGTTCTTCCTGCTGGCCTCGGGGGATCTGCTTTACCTGCGGATCGTCCAGAGCTTTGGCGCCCTCAAGGAAAAGCGCACCGCCTATGAGGCCCTGCGCGAGATCGAGAACAGCCTGGGCAACTATCTGGGTGCCATCACCATCATCAATGTGGGGCTGGGCGTGGCCTCGGGGCTGGCGATGTGGGCGCTGGGGATGCCCTCGCCGCTGCTGTGGGGCATCGCGGCGGCGCTGCTGAACTATGTGCCCTATATCGGGGCGGCGATCGGCTATGTCGGCGCGTTCGTGGTGGGGCTGGTCGTGTTCGACGACGTGTGGTGGGCGCTGATGGTCGGGGGGGTGTATTTCGGCCTGACCGCCATCGAGGGACAGTTCATCACGCCCTATTTCGTCTCGCGCCGGTTGCAACTGAATACGGTGGTGGTGTTCCTCACCGTGGCCTTGTGGGCCTGGCTGTGGTCGGTGCTGGGCATGGTCGTTGCGGTGCCGATGCTGGTGGTGATCCGGGTTCTGGCCGATCACATCCCGGGCCTTGAAAAATTCGGCAACTTCCTGGCCGGCGAGGATCCCCCTGCCATTGCCGAGGATGAGGACGGGGATCAGGACAAGGCGCCCCAGCCCGCCTCGTGA
- the rimP gene encoding ribosome maturation factor RimP translates to MTDLIAKTAIDRRLAEIIQPVIEGLGYELVRLRLQGGKTATLQIMADRPEGGINVDDCGAISVAVSAVLDVEDPLEDAYHLEVSSPGIDRPLTRLKDFATFEGYDARLETSQPIDGRKRFKGVLAGVDGSEVLLNIEERGETVTIGLNFDLLSDAKLLLTDELIALMLKERKEAGTLPPGAEAGAGIGDRRGAGAADDDQFDEIVTYSGDDDDADDDKE, encoded by the coding sequence ATGACCGACCTTATCGCCAAAACCGCCATAGACCGCCGCCTGGCCGAGATCATCCAGCCGGTGATCGAGGGCTTGGGCTATGAACTCGTCCGCCTGCGCCTGCAGGGGGGCAAGACAGCGACGCTGCAGATCATGGCTGACCGGCCTGAGGGCGGCATCAATGTCGATGACTGCGGCGCCATCTCTGTCGCGGTCAGTGCGGTGCTGGATGTCGAGGACCCGCTCGAGGACGCCTACCATCTCGAGGTGTCCAGCCCCGGCATCGACCGGCCGCTGACGCGGCTCAAGGATTTCGCCACCTTCGAGGGGTATGACGCGCGGCTGGAAACCAGCCAGCCCATCGACGGGCGCAAGCGCTTCAAGGGGGTGCTGGCGGGCGTTGACGGCAGCGAGGTGTTGCTGAACATCGAGGAGCGGGGCGAGACCGTGACCATCGGGCTCAATTTCGACCTGCTGTCCGATGCCAAGCTGCTGCTGACGGATGAGCTGATCGCCCTGATGCTCAAGGAACGCAAGGAGGCCGGCACCCTGCCGCCCGGCGCCGAGGCAGGCGCGGGCATCGGCGACAGGCGCGGGGCCGGCGCCGCCGATGACGACCAGTTCGACGAGATCGTGACCTATTCCGGCGACGATGACGACGCCGACGACGACAAGGAGTGA